In Halorussus limi, a genomic segment contains:
- a CDS encoding Lrp/AsnC family transcriptional regulator, with protein MSYRIDEIDKRILYHLAADARNTSAPTIAEEVDVTPATIRHRIRQMEEEGIVEGYHADIDYERTDGRIVNQFTCTAPVADRHRLAQAALKVSGVVNVRKLMAGRENLVVTAVGTGTDDVTRIARELSNLGLELEREDIVQDELFHPYHPFGADDDSPSQSFADVQNLTGGAEVIEFTVPEDAAITGETLEAANESGIIDGDSLVISIERGDAVLTPRGDTAVEAGDVVTLFAPESVPDDTVEAFETQSGGRAADSGGRTADSDE; from the coding sequence ATGAGCTATCGCATCGACGAGATAGACAAACGCATCCTCTACCATCTCGCGGCCGACGCCCGGAACACGTCGGCCCCGACCATCGCCGAGGAGGTGGACGTGACCCCGGCCACGATTCGCCACCGCATCCGTCAGATGGAGGAAGAGGGCATCGTCGAGGGATACCACGCCGACATCGACTACGAGCGGACCGACGGCCGCATCGTCAACCAGTTCACCTGCACCGCGCCGGTCGCGGACCGCCACCGACTCGCGCAGGCGGCGCTGAAGGTCTCGGGCGTCGTGAACGTCCGGAAACTGATGGCCGGGCGCGAGAACCTCGTCGTGACCGCGGTCGGCACCGGAACCGACGACGTGACCCGCATCGCCCGGGAACTGTCGAACCTCGGTCTCGAACTCGAACGCGAGGACATCGTGCAGGACGAACTGTTCCACCCCTACCACCCCTTCGGCGCGGACGACGACTCGCCCAGTCAGTCGTTCGCCGACGTGCAGAACCTGACCGGCGGTGCCGAAGTCATCGAGTTCACCGTCCCCGAGGACGCCGCCATCACCGGCGAGACCCTCGAAGCGGCCAACGAGTCGGGCATCATCGACGGCGACTCGCTCGTCATCAGCATCGAACGCGGCGACGCGGTGCTGACGCCGCGCGGGGACACCGCCGTCGAGGCGGGCGACGTGGTCACGCTGTTCGCCCCCGAGTCGGTTCCGGACGACACCGTCGAGGCGTTCGAGACCCAATCCGGGGGACGGGCGGCCGACTCCGGCGGTCGAACGGCCGATTCAGACGAGTGA
- a CDS encoding geranylgeranyl reductase family protein yields MYDFVVVGAGPAGSRFSRRAAERGYDVLALERGAVGKPLACSGHVSTDIWEFTPDGAREDLLQNEVYGARFHVGGPGSDDYPFYKREVVSNVIDRVGLDERLAEAAREAGADLRENHSVSSVEEYDDRVEVTASTPDGTETFEARMVAGCDGPVSRVRSELGLPEPGEKLQGVLTFSEEDDPGDYVDVHLTAPRFFAWRIPRGESGVEYGLAAPPGSEPSANDLFSAFTDEYDVETSHFCAGMIPVGPADSVTSRRGFLIGDAAAQTKPFTGGGILYGMTAASHAAKVIDPERPATLQDYEEAWREDLSTEIELGHWIRKCYSLPEPVQHAGLSAFSGEIGVHMDKPTSFFSTEHLKKLLSGS; encoded by the coding sequence ATGTACGACTTCGTAGTCGTCGGGGCGGGCCCGGCCGGGTCCCGGTTCTCCCGACGGGCGGCCGAACGGGGGTACGACGTGCTGGCGCTCGAACGAGGAGCGGTCGGCAAACCGCTGGCCTGTTCGGGACACGTCAGTACCGACATCTGGGAGTTCACGCCAGACGGCGCGCGCGAGGACCTCCTCCAGAACGAGGTGTACGGCGCGCGCTTCCACGTCGGCGGTCCGGGAAGCGACGACTACCCCTTCTACAAGCGCGAGGTCGTCTCGAACGTCATCGACCGCGTGGGCTTGGACGAACGCCTCGCCGAGGCCGCCCGCGAGGCGGGCGCCGACCTCCGGGAGAACCACAGCGTCTCGTCCGTCGAGGAGTACGACGACCGCGTGGAGGTCACCGCCAGCACGCCGGACGGCACCGAGACGTTCGAGGCCCGCATGGTCGCGGGTTGCGACGGGCCGGTCTCGCGCGTGCGGTCGGAACTCGGCCTGCCGGAACCCGGCGAGAAGCTACAGGGCGTCCTCACGTTCTCCGAGGAGGACGACCCCGGCGACTACGTGGACGTCCACCTGACCGCGCCGCGGTTCTTCGCGTGGCGCATCCCGCGCGGCGAGTCGGGCGTCGAGTACGGCCTCGCGGCCCCGCCGGGGTCGGAGCCCTCGGCCAACGACCTGTTCTCGGCGTTCACCGACGAGTACGACGTGGAGACGAGTCACTTCTGTGCGGGCATGATTCCGGTCGGGCCCGCCGACTCGGTGACGAGTCGCCGCGGATTCCTCATCGGCGACGCGGCCGCCCAGACCAAGCCGTTCACCGGCGGCGGGATTCTCTACGGCATGACCGCCGCGAGTCACGCCGCGAAGGTCATCGACCCCGAGCGGCCGGCGACGCTGCAGGACTACGAGGAGGCGTGGCGCGAGGACCTGAGTACCGAGATAGAACTGGGCCACTGGATTCGGAAGTGCTACTCGCTGCCCGAACCGGTCCAGCACGCGGGGCTGTCGGCGTTCTCGGGCGAAATCGGCGTCCACATGGACAAGCCGACCTCGTTCTTCTCGACGGAACACCTGAAAAAATTACTCTCCGGGTCGTAG
- a CDS encoding DUF7282 domain-containing protein codes for MHENDDSSNIASKLLGEGTSRREFMDTTAKLGGSALALSALGAGTVAAGDGTQTEGAAVTFQNQETDGSTVMVASAAVPEGGFVAIHDATLLEGEVLGSVIGVSELLDAGEHQNIEVTLFEGVPGAQFDQSALQETQPLIAMPHQNTNGNESYDFVSSQGEADGPYTRAGAPVVGLAYAVVQSQTTMGGETTTAEETTTE; via the coding sequence ATGCACGAAAACGACGACAGTTCGAACATCGCATCGAAACTGCTGGGCGAGGGGACGTCTCGCCGCGAATTCATGGACACGACCGCCAAACTCGGCGGGAGCGCGCTCGCGCTGTCCGCGCTCGGGGCCGGTACCGTCGCCGCCGGGGACGGCACTCAGACGGAAGGAGCCGCGGTGACGTTCCAGAATCAGGAGACGGACGGTTCGACGGTGATGGTGGCCTCGGCGGCCGTTCCGGAGGGCGGGTTCGTCGCTATCCACGACGCGACGCTCCTCGAGGGCGAGGTCCTCGGGAGCGTCATCGGCGTCTCGGAACTGCTGGACGCCGGCGAACACCAGAACATCGAGGTCACGCTGTTCGAGGGCGTGCCGGGGGCCCAGTTCGACCAGTCGGCGCTGCAGGAGACCCAGCCGCTGATCGCGATGCCCCACCAGAACACGAACGGCAACGAGTCCTACGACTTCGTCTCGTCGCAGGGCGAAGCCGACGGCCCGTACACCAGAGCGGGCGCGCCCGTGGTGGGTCTCGCGTACGCCGTCGTACAGAGCCAAACGACGATGGGCGGCGAAACCACCACCGCCGAAGAGACCACGACCGAGTAG
- a CDS encoding RNA-binding protein → MEVKSRHHLRSDEVREIEQRLADRLGVELDADSYELVELEDSEFDLVLVDGDPAVLYFEEEPFLTVRGANQYEPQTRVVTVDAGAVSFVSDGADVMRPGITEADDDIAAGDLVAIAEESHGKVLAVGRAKTDGDDMVGDEGKVVSSVHHVGDELYEFTV, encoded by the coding sequence ATGGAAGTCAAGTCTCGCCACCACCTCCGGAGCGACGAGGTGCGTGAGATAGAGCAGCGACTCGCCGACCGACTCGGCGTCGAGTTGGACGCCGACAGCTACGAACTCGTGGAACTGGAGGACTCGGAGTTCGACCTCGTTCTCGTCGACGGCGACCCCGCCGTTCTCTACTTCGAGGAGGAACCGTTCCTGACCGTCCGGGGGGCCAACCAGTACGAACCCCAGACTCGGGTCGTCACCGTGGACGCGGGGGCGGTGTCGTTCGTCAGCGACGGCGCGGACGTGATGCGTCCCGGCATCACCGAGGCCGACGACGACATCGCGGCGGGCGACCTCGTGGCCATCGCCGAGGAGTCCCACGGCAAGGTGCTGGCGGTCGGCCGCGCGAAGACCGACGGCGACGACATGGTCGGCGACGAGGGGAAGGTCGTTTCGTCGGTCCACCACGTCGGCGACGAACTCTACGAGTTCACCGTCTGA
- a CDS encoding SDR family NAD(P)-dependent oxidoreductase — translation MIRPDLTGRTALVTGSATGVGRELLLALADCGASVAVHYRSSGEAAAEVAEAARERGAPAATTVQGDVTDPDDVDAMFDAAADDLDTVDVLVNNVGPFAPDHWEDISYEQWNTVLQANVNGTYLCCKRALPAMRDQSWGRIVNVGYASSEKGMVNPKNAPYFIAKQGVLMFTRMLANDTQNNGITVNAVSPYVVENSDEFPEDLPRGRPADFEDVEQAVLFFLEEDSDYISGENVEVDGGWLPETV, via the coding sequence GTGATTCGACCCGACCTGACCGGACGGACCGCGCTCGTGACCGGGAGCGCGACGGGCGTCGGCCGAGAGTTACTGCTCGCGCTGGCCGACTGCGGCGCGTCGGTGGCGGTCCACTACCGCTCGAGCGGGGAGGCCGCCGCGGAAGTCGCCGAGGCCGCGCGAGAGCGCGGCGCCCCGGCGGCGACCACCGTGCAGGGAGACGTGACCGACCCCGACGACGTGGACGCGATGTTCGACGCCGCGGCCGACGACCTCGATACGGTGGACGTGCTGGTGAACAACGTCGGCCCGTTCGCGCCCGACCACTGGGAGGACATCTCCTACGAGCAGTGGAACACCGTCTTACAGGCCAACGTCAACGGCACCTACCTCTGCTGTAAGCGCGCGCTGCCCGCGATGCGCGACCAGTCGTGGGGCCGCATCGTGAACGTCGGCTACGCGAGTTCCGAGAAGGGGATGGTCAACCCGAAGAACGCGCCTTACTTCATCGCCAAGCAGGGCGTGCTGATGTTCACCCGGATGCTCGCCAACGACACCCAGAACAACGGTATCACGGTAAACGCGGTGTCTCCCTACGTTGTCGAGAACTCCGACGAGTTCCCCGAGGACCTGCCGCGCGGACGACCCGCCGACTTCGAGGACGTGGAACAGGCGGTGCTGTTCTTCTTGGAGGAGGACAGCGACTACATCAGCGGCGAGAACGTCGAGGTTGACGGGGGTTGGCTGCCGGAGACCGTGTAG
- the ygfZ gene encoding CAF17-like 4Fe-4S cluster assembly/insertion protein YgfZ → MTVIEDQQADLGAEWTVVGDREVPADYGRPDRAHVAVRNVVGVTEMPYGVVTVGGDDRVEYVDNVVSNDVPTADGEGAYALLLDPQGGVELDMYVYNAGEQLLLFVPPGEAAALADEWREKVFIQDVEISVATDDFAVFGVHGPKATEKIASVLNGASSPAEHLSFVRGRIASVGVTVIRTDALTGEEGFEVVCTTGTTVNETGNERENAELVFDTLLNQGLNAAPFGRTTWESLTLEAGTPLFESELRGRIPNVVGLRNAVDFEKGCFVGQEVVSRVENRGQPSQRLVGLRPEAVPDSGAAVFSGDEAVGEVTRAVESPTEGDPVAFAVVDFEMDESELSVRVGGEEVSAEVGTLPFVEGSDRSARIPQY, encoded by the coding sequence ATGACTGTCATCGAGGACCAGCAGGCCGACCTCGGAGCGGAGTGGACCGTAGTCGGCGACCGAGAGGTTCCCGCCGACTACGGCCGACCCGACCGCGCGCACGTCGCGGTCCGGAACGTCGTCGGCGTCACCGAGATGCCCTACGGCGTGGTCACGGTCGGCGGCGACGACCGGGTGGAGTACGTGGACAACGTGGTGTCGAACGACGTGCCGACCGCGGACGGCGAGGGGGCGTACGCGCTCCTGCTCGACCCGCAGGGCGGCGTCGAGTTGGACATGTACGTCTACAACGCCGGCGAGCAACTGCTGCTGTTCGTCCCGCCGGGCGAGGCCGCCGCGCTGGCCGACGAGTGGCGTGAGAAGGTGTTCATTCAGGACGTGGAGATTTCTGTCGCGACCGACGACTTCGCGGTGTTCGGCGTCCACGGCCCGAAGGCGACCGAGAAGATAGCCAGCGTCCTCAACGGCGCGTCCTCGCCCGCCGAACACCTCTCGTTCGTTCGCGGGCGAATCGCCTCGGTCGGCGTCACCGTGATTCGGACCGACGCGCTGACCGGCGAGGAGGGGTTCGAGGTGGTCTGTACCACCGGCACGACCGTCAACGAGACCGGAAACGAGCGCGAGAACGCCGAGTTGGTCTTCGACACGCTCCTGAATCAGGGGCTGAACGCCGCGCCGTTCGGCAGGACGACGTGGGAGTCGCTGACGCTCGAAGCCGGGACGCCGCTGTTCGAGTCGGAGCTACGAGGTCGGATTCCGAACGTCGTCGGTCTCCGGAACGCGGTGGACTTCGAGAAGGGGTGTTTCGTCGGCCAAGAGGTCGTCTCGCGCGTCGAGAACCGCGGTCAGCCGAGTCAGCGACTCGTCGGACTTCGACCCGAGGCGGTGCCCGACTCCGGCGCGGCGGTGTTCAGCGGCGACGAGGCGGTCGGCGAGGTGACGCGAGCGGTCGAGAGTCCCACCGAGGGCGACCCCGTCGCCTTCGCCGTGGTGGACTTCGAGATGGACGAATCTGAGTTGAGCGTCCGCGTCGGCGGCGAGGAGGTCTCCGCCGAAGTCGGGACGCTCCCGTTCGTGGAGGGGAGCGACCGCTCGGCCCGAATTCCGCAGTACTAG
- a CDS encoding DUF7344 domain-containing protein — translation MSSADNSPEQETLSEDLIFDVLKNRRRRYTLHYLKQQERPVELSELAEQVAAWENDTTVEGLSANERKSVYTSLYQTHLPKLADAGIVDYNQNRGVVELSGNAAQLEGYLRPQDDFPWIRYYLALAAVSAILVLGDLLGVPPFEAIPDEIWGVLIVAAFALSAATHYVRRQRLAQEETPPNVER, via the coding sequence ATGAGCTCGGCTGACAACTCACCGGAACAGGAGACACTGTCCGAAGACCTTATCTTCGACGTGTTGAAGAACCGGCGACGGCGATACACGCTGCATTACCTCAAGCAGCAGGAGCGTCCGGTCGAGCTGAGCGAACTCGCCGAGCAGGTCGCGGCGTGGGAGAACGACACGACCGTGGAGGGACTGTCGGCCAACGAACGCAAGTCGGTCTACACGTCTCTCTACCAGACGCATCTCCCGAAACTCGCGGACGCTGGTATCGTCGATTACAACCAGAACCGCGGGGTCGTCGAACTGTCGGGGAACGCGGCCCAGTTGGAGGGGTATCTCCGGCCGCAGGACGACTTTCCGTGGATTCGGTACTACCTCGCGCTCGCGGCGGTGAGCGCGATTCTCGTACTCGGCGACCTGCTGGGCGTCCCGCCGTTCGAAGCGATTCCCGACGAGATTTGGGGCGTCCTCATCGTCGCGGCGTTCGCGCTCTCCGCGGCGACCCACTACGTTCGGCGACAGCGGCTCGCTCAGGAGGAGACACCGCCGAACGTGGAGCGATAG
- a CDS encoding universal stress protein, translating to MALQTILLAVGPGDADRTEELASAVSDVAGPTGARVVLAHVFTDEEFDGVVSQLDYDPNGEIDPDEVAARHATVRQLTDAFDEAGVEYNVRGRVGAHGETIVDLANEVNADRVVVGGRKRSPTGKAVFGSTAQEVMLNAPCPVTFVRGD from the coding sequence ATGGCACTACAGACTATCCTGCTGGCGGTCGGCCCGGGCGACGCCGACCGCACCGAGGAGTTGGCCAGTGCAGTCAGCGACGTGGCCGGACCGACCGGTGCGCGAGTCGTGTTGGCCCACGTGTTCACCGACGAGGAGTTCGACGGCGTGGTCAGCCAACTCGACTACGACCCGAACGGCGAAATCGACCCCGACGAGGTGGCCGCGCGCCACGCCACCGTCCGCCAACTGACCGACGCCTTCGACGAGGCGGGCGTCGAGTACAACGTCCGCGGCCGAGTGGGCGCGCACGGCGAGACCATCGTGGACTTGGCCAACGAGGTCAACGCCGACCGCGTGGTCGTCGGCGGGCGCAAGCGCTCGCCCACCGGCAAGGCCGTCTTCGGGAGTACGGCCCAAGAGGTGATGCTCAACGCGCCCTGCCCGGTGACGTTCGTCCGCGGGGACTGA
- the uvrA gene encoding excinuclease ABC subunit UvrA encodes MSKDYIDVKGAEEHNLKDLDVSIPREKFNVVTGLSGSGKSSLAFETVYAEGQRRYIESLSAYARNFLGQMDKPQVENVEGLSPAISIDQKNAANNPRSTVGTVTELHDYFRLLYARIGTPHCPECGREVGEQSAQNMVRRVLELPEGTRAKIAAPVVRDQKGAFEDLFDDLVSDGYSRVEVDGEEFDLTTNRPDLDKNYDHDVDVIVDRVKVSPEARSRITDSVETALEEADGALKVVLPDPPEEAGDDIGGATARSTGDLAGEDDDRLVVEFSEDLACTHCGIDFREIETRSFSFNSPHGACPECEGIGETKEVDEDLVVQDTSKPLKNVFEPWSYNRTYYRRQLDNVADHFGVSVNTPFEDLPEDVQEAFVWGTDEKVHFEWTTKNGTREKDERFEGVIPNLERRYVETDSDSTRDHIEEYMAVTECPVCDGTRLNDQSRSVYVDGTSITEVNEMSIGDALEHFEGLEAKLDERETKIAEEILKEIRARLGFMEEVGLEYLTLDREAATLSGGESQRIRLATQIGSGLVGVLYVLDEPSIGLHQRDNDRLLNTLKELRDLGNTLLVVEHDEETMRQADNVIDMGPGPGKRGGEVVAQGTTEEIEQCEESLTGDYLAGRKEIPVPDERRDSDEALTVVGARQHNLKDLDVDLPVGQFTAITGVSGSGKSTLMHDILYKGLAREMNDNTSVDPGEHDDIEGVDNVEKVRLIDQSPIGRTPRSNPATYTGVFDYIRELFAETKLAKQRGYEKGRFSFNVKGGRCEECGGQGTVKIEMNFLSDVYVPCEECDGARYNDETLDVTYKGATIADVLDMSVEEAYEFFEHDQRIARRLGLLKDVGLDYMNLGQPSTTLSGGEAQRVKLAEELGKKDTGDTLYLLDEPTTGLHKADERKLIEVLQRLTDKGNTVVVIEHELDLVKNADHVLDLGPEGGENGGEVVAAGTPEEVARAEDSHTGRYLRDLLPAVDLDGPRTDRRAAPATDD; translated from the coding sequence ATGAGCAAGGACTACATCGACGTGAAGGGCGCGGAGGAACACAACCTCAAGGACCTCGACGTCTCCATCCCGCGCGAGAAGTTCAACGTGGTGACGGGACTGTCGGGGTCGGGGAAGTCGTCGCTCGCGTTCGAGACGGTGTACGCCGAGGGCCAGCGCCGGTACATCGAGAGCCTGTCGGCGTACGCCCGCAACTTCCTCGGGCAGATGGACAAGCCGCAGGTCGAGAACGTCGAGGGCCTCTCGCCCGCCATCTCCATCGACCAGAAGAACGCCGCCAACAACCCCCGCTCGACGGTCGGGACCGTCACGGAACTCCACGACTACTTCCGCCTGCTGTACGCCCGCATCGGGACTCCCCACTGTCCGGAGTGCGGACGCGAGGTTGGCGAGCAGAGCGCCCAGAACATGGTCCGGCGCGTCCTCGAACTCCCGGAGGGAACCCGCGCGAAAATCGCGGCCCCCGTGGTCCGCGACCAGAAGGGAGCCTTCGAGGACCTCTTCGACGACCTCGTCTCGGACGGCTACAGTCGCGTCGAGGTCGACGGCGAGGAGTTCGACCTCACGACGAACCGGCCGGACCTCGACAAGAACTACGACCACGACGTGGACGTAATCGTGGACCGGGTGAAGGTCTCCCCGGAGGCCCGAAGCCGAATCACCGACAGCGTCGAGACCGCACTGGAGGAGGCCGACGGCGCGCTGAAGGTCGTCCTGCCCGACCCGCCCGAGGAGGCCGGCGACGACATCGGCGGCGCGACGGCGCGCTCGACCGGCGACCTCGCGGGCGAAGACGACGACCGGCTCGTCGTGGAGTTCTCCGAGGACTTGGCCTGCACCCACTGCGGCATCGACTTCCGGGAGATAGAGACACGGAGCTTCTCGTTCAACAGTCCCCACGGCGCGTGTCCGGAGTGTGAGGGCATCGGCGAGACCAAGGAGGTCGACGAGGACCTCGTGGTGCAGGACACCTCCAAGCCGCTGAAGAACGTCTTCGAGCCGTGGAGCTACAACCGGACCTACTACCGGCGACAGCTAGACAACGTGGCCGACCACTTCGGCGTGAGCGTGAACACGCCGTTCGAGGACCTTCCCGAGGACGTGCAGGAGGCGTTCGTCTGGGGGACCGACGAGAAAGTCCACTTCGAGTGGACGACCAAGAACGGCACCCGCGAGAAGGACGAGCGATTCGAGGGCGTCATCCCGAACCTCGAACGCCGGTACGTCGAGACCGACTCCGACAGCACCCGCGACCACATCGAGGAGTACATGGCGGTCACGGAGTGCCCGGTCTGCGACGGCACTCGTCTCAACGACCAGAGCCGGTCGGTGTACGTCGACGGCACCTCCATCACGGAGGTCAACGAGATGTCCATCGGGGACGCCTTGGAGCACTTCGAGGGCCTCGAAGCGAAACTCGACGAGCGCGAGACCAAAATCGCCGAGGAGATTCTGAAGGAGATTCGCGCCCGTCTGGGCTTCATGGAGGAGGTCGGACTGGAGTACCTGACGCTGGACCGCGAGGCGGCGACCCTCTCGGGCGGCGAGAGCCAGCGCATCCGACTCGCCACCCAAATCGGGTCGGGTCTCGTGGGCGTCCTCTACGTGCTGGACGAACCGTCCATCGGTCTCCACCAGCGCGACAACGACCGCCTGCTCAACACGCTCAAGGAACTCCGCGACCTCGGGAACACGCTCCTCGTCGTCGAACACGACGAGGAGACGATGCGGCAGGCCGACAACGTCATCGACATGGGTCCCGGTCCGGGCAAGCGCGGCGGCGAAGTCGTCGCGCAGGGCACCACCGAGGAAATCGAGCAGTGCGAGGAGTCGCTCACGGGCGACTACCTCGCCGGGCGCAAGGAGATTCCGGTGCCCGACGAGCGCCGCGACAGCGACGAAGCGCTGACCGTCGTGGGCGCGCGCCAGCACAACCTCAAGGACCTCGACGTGGACCTCCCGGTCGGCCAGTTCACCGCGATTACCGGGGTCTCCGGTTCCGGCAAGTCCACCCTGATGCACGACATCCTCTACAAGGGACTGGCCCGCGAGATGAACGACAACACCAGCGTGGACCCCGGCGAACACGACGACATCGAGGGCGTCGACAACGTCGAGAAGGTCCGACTCATCGACCAGTCGCCCATCGGGCGGACCCCGCGGTCGAACCCCGCGACCTACACCGGCGTCTTCGACTACATCCGCGAACTGTTCGCCGAGACGAAACTCGCCAAACAGCGCGGCTACGAGAAGGGCCGGTTCTCGTTCAACGTGAAGGGCGGGCGCTGTGAGGAGTGTGGCGGACAGGGCACCGTCAAAATCGAGATGAACTTCCTCTCGGACGTGTACGTCCCCTGCGAGGAGTGCGACGGCGCGCGCTACAACGACGAGACGCTCGACGTGACCTACAAGGGCGCGACCATCGCGGACGTGCTGGACATGTCGGTCGAGGAGGCGTACGAGTTCTTCGAGCACGACCAGCGCATCGCGCGCAGACTCGGCCTACTGAAGGACGTGGGACTGGATTACATGAACCTCGGCCAACCCTCCACGACGCTGTCGGGCGGCGAGGCCCAGCGGGTGAAACTCGCCGAGGAACTCGGCAAGAAGGACACCGGCGACACGCTCTACCTGCTCGACGAACCGACCACGGGCCTCCACAAGGCCGACGAGCGGAAACTCATCGAGGTCCTCCAGCGACTCACCGACAAGGGCAACACCGTCGTCGTCATCGAACACGAACTCGACCTCGTGAAGAACGCCGACCACGTCCTCGACCTCGGCCCCGAGGGCGGCGAGAACGGCGGTGAAGTCGTCGCCGCGGGAACGCCCGAAGAAGTGGCCCGCGCCGAGGATTCCCACACCGGACGCTACCTCCGCGACCTGCTCCCCGCGGTGGACCTCGACGGCCCGCGGACCGACCGCCGCGCGGCCCCGGCGACAGACGACTGA
- a CDS encoding LURP-one-related/scramblase family protein, producing MVNDIAALDLTDDEYTVVQSLIRNKYKATDADGNVVLRGKQKMLKMKEEFPFTDADGNAAFTVKAGGILDIAGDYTLIDDETDEAVVVLDQNYSLFTDTWKIRDPDTEALIATIESKSTLISVLRHFIGVAGLIPHAYEISDADGDHVGTIDGKFSLKDTYDVTIDDASDVPKEAIVAAAMVVDAIEGN from the coding sequence ATGGTCAACGACATCGCCGCTCTCGACCTGACCGACGACGAGTACACGGTCGTCCAGTCGCTGATTCGTAACAAGTACAAAGCGACCGACGCCGACGGGAACGTCGTCCTCCGGGGCAAGCAGAAGATGCTCAAGATGAAAGAGGAGTTCCCGTTCACCGACGCCGACGGGAACGCCGCGTTCACGGTCAAGGCGGGCGGTATCCTCGACATCGCGGGCGACTACACGCTGATAGACGACGAGACCGACGAGGCGGTCGTCGTCCTCGACCAGAACTACTCGCTGTTCACCGACACGTGGAAGATTCGGGACCCCGACACCGAGGCGCTCATCGCCACCATCGAGTCGAAGAGCACGCTGATTTCGGTCCTCCGGCACTTCATCGGGGTCGCCGGACTCATTCCCCACGCCTACGAAATCAGCGACGCGGACGGCGACCACGTCGGCACCATCGACGGCAAGTTCTCGCTCAAGGACACGTACGACGTGACCATCGACGACGCCAGCGACGTGCCCAAGGAGGCCATCGTCGCGGCCGCGATGGTGGTCGACGCTATCGAGGGGAACTGA
- a CDS encoding AI-2E family transporter yields the protein MDEEKAFALALLAVALYASLLVVWPFFTYVALAVFLAYALFPLQRRLAPRIGPRKAAVVLMVAATVLFVLPFVLMFQVVLQQALSVVERVQSGEIDVELLEEFLASDLWRDVLDAAQSGAGRVLEESVSVVGGASTVAVGMTILGFLLYYLLVAGDDAVAWFREMTPLPADVQDRLLAELDRLTYAVLITQGVIAVVQAVLTGLGLFALGFSNVLFWTVFAVVLGLLPFVGSMFIWIPAALLLIGTGRPFRGAALLVYGFGVINLTDNYLRPVIGGRSANLNPAILVVGIFGGLVVFGFTGIFVGPIVLGFTKTIVAVVADEYA from the coding sequence ATGGACGAGGAGAAGGCGTTCGCGCTCGCCCTGCTGGCGGTCGCGCTCTACGCGTCGCTGTTGGTCGTCTGGCCCTTCTTCACCTACGTCGCGCTCGCGGTGTTTCTGGCCTACGCGCTCTTTCCCCTCCAGCGCCGCCTCGCGCCCCGAATCGGCCCGCGGAAGGCCGCTGTCGTCCTCATGGTCGCGGCCACGGTCCTGTTCGTCCTCCCGTTCGTCCTGATGTTTCAGGTCGTCCTCCAGCAGGCGCTCTCGGTGGTCGAGCGGGTCCAGTCCGGCGAAATCGACGTGGAACTGCTGGAGGAGTTTCTGGCCAGCGACCTCTGGCGAGACGTCCTCGACGCGGCCCAGTCGGGCGCGGGCCGGGTGCTGGAGGAGTCGGTCAGCGTGGTCGGCGGGGCCTCGACGGTCGCGGTCGGCATGACGATTCTGGGCTTTCTGCTCTACTACCTGCTGGTCGCGGGCGACGACGCGGTGGCGTGGTTCCGGGAGATGACGCCGCTCCCGGCCGACGTGCAGGACCGCCTCCTCGCGGAACTCGACCGCCTGACCTACGCGGTCCTCATCACACAGGGCGTCATCGCGGTCGTGCAGGCGGTCTTGACAGGTCTCGGCCTGTTCGCGCTCGGGTTCTCGAACGTCCTCTTCTGGACGGTGTTCGCGGTCGTTCTGGGTCTGCTCCCGTTCGTCGGGTCGATGTTCATCTGGATTCCGGCCGCGCTCCTGTTGATCGGGACGGGGCGTCCGTTCCGCGGGGCGGCCCTGCTCGTCTACGGGTTCGGCGTCATCAACCTCACCGACAACTACCTCCGACCGGTAATCGGCGGCCGGAGCGCCAACCTGAACCCCGCTATCCTCGTCGTCGGCATCTTCGGCGGTCTGGTGGTCTTCGGGTTCACAGGCATCTTCGTCGGTCCCATCGTCCTCGGGTTCACGAAGACCATCGTCGCGGTGGTCGCCGACGAGTACGCCTGA
- a CDS encoding DUF6432 family protein, with protein sequence MKAKREYRNREEVEVAVLDALVDRNDDGMTVFEIRSRVDADIDDLETALANLKEDGLISANEGDHRTLITPDDRVIPDPEDDEVEEPSFVDRIIERLPL encoded by the coding sequence ATGAAGGCAAAGCGTGAGTACCGGAACCGCGAAGAGGTCGAGGTTGCGGTACTCGACGCACTCGTCGACCGGAACGACGACGGGATGACGGTCTTCGAAATCCGGTCGCGCGTCGACGCCGACATCGACGACCTCGAAACCGCGCTCGCCAACCTCAAGGAGGACGGTCTCATCTCTGCCAACGAGGGCGACCACCGGACGCTCATCACGCCCGACGACCGCGTGATTCCCGACCCCGAGGACGACGAAGTCGAGGAACCGTCGTTCGTGGACCGGATTATCGAACGCTTACCGCTGTAG